A single Bacillus sp. OxB-1 DNA region contains:
- a CDS encoding glucosaminidase domain-containing protein: MRTLHIKNKFPSILFAFLCTILLFIAPPTGQAAITDETFDVPTDKTWTITFNSPVDAATVNLNTIYVTDASGVKQSGALTVSNDKTQVTVAPPAGGYAHSATYTLHITSAVRGENGKFLSGLIQKRFTIVAPPPYDVATIQPDGSLSVIRTYPNYDAAVAALGANQAILQAGKVIKMPGGLVTTKPTSQSSLTIIYTDKQLKRQETYIPADTELIYIDSTDAYVEVNVAGIPRFIKHENSELIPQQAVRDRSYYYRSGDALYHSIYSHGTKKFATYNAGAAPSFMRAGERYYSADGSHFTAANGQNAGVAYQYFQYLPIRSVTPYTSEEIDAYIVAQLNQLEAQNPNNPTYRNASVKSKLLGIGSILKKAEAEHHVNALHILALAQHESTYGLSDRAQQYNNLFGLYVTDDNPAAKYFDSVEQNIEELITAFWNKNYLPPNGAYAYGAVLGNKAIGMNVKYASDPYWGAKAAGHLYRIDRAMGSKEAANAYKLGLTNTTGLNVRNGPGTNHPIAYTYAKSGMPLILLDDMLPDSPWFKVRSDSTQYNELYVHGSYVYKLPVIK; the protein is encoded by the coding sequence ATGCGAACTCTACATATTAAAAATAAGTTTCCTAGTATCCTATTTGCATTCCTTTGCACAATTCTTTTATTCATCGCTCCACCGACCGGACAAGCTGCCATCACAGATGAGACTTTCGATGTGCCGACCGATAAAACTTGGACAATCACGTTCAATAGCCCTGTCGATGCGGCAACGGTTAATCTTAATACGATTTATGTGACCGATGCTTCGGGTGTAAAACAGAGTGGCGCGCTAACAGTTTCCAATGATAAGACGCAAGTCACTGTAGCACCGCCAGCCGGGGGCTATGCCCATTCAGCAACGTACACCTTACATATCACGTCGGCTGTCCGGGGAGAAAACGGTAAGTTTTTATCCGGACTAATTCAGAAACGTTTCACGATTGTCGCCCCACCACCTTACGACGTGGCGACCATCCAACCCGATGGCAGCCTGTCTGTCATCCGGACCTATCCAAACTATGATGCCGCCGTCGCAGCCTTAGGGGCAAATCAAGCGATCCTTCAGGCTGGAAAAGTCATCAAGATGCCGGGCGGTCTTGTCACAACAAAACCAACATCCCAAAGCTCCTTGACGATTATTTACACGGACAAGCAGCTCAAGCGGCAAGAAACGTATATACCCGCTGATACCGAACTGATTTACATTGACTCAACAGACGCATATGTAGAAGTGAATGTGGCGGGCATTCCGCGCTTCATTAAACACGAGAACAGTGAATTGATTCCTCAACAGGCTGTCAGGGATCGTTCCTATTATTACCGGTCAGGTGACGCGCTCTATCATTCCATCTATTCACATGGCACGAAGAAGTTTGCTACATACAATGCGGGCGCCGCTCCTTCTTTCATGCGGGCCGGTGAACGGTATTACAGTGCGGATGGCAGCCACTTCACCGCGGCAAATGGTCAGAATGCCGGAGTCGCTTATCAATACTTCCAGTACTTGCCGATCCGCAGCGTCACTCCGTATACATCGGAAGAAATCGATGCTTATATCGTTGCGCAGCTGAACCAACTCGAGGCGCAAAATCCGAATAACCCGACGTATCGAAATGCCTCCGTCAAAAGCAAGCTGCTCGGCATCGGCTCCATATTAAAAAAAGCCGAGGCGGAACACCATGTCAATGCGCTTCATATTCTCGCCTTGGCGCAGCATGAGAGCACATATGGGTTGAGCGACCGGGCGCAGCAATACAATAATCTGTTCGGCCTCTATGTGACGGACGACAATCCCGCGGCCAAATACTTCGACTCGGTGGAACAGAATATCGAAGAGCTCATCACCGCCTTTTGGAATAAAAACTATCTTCCTCCAAATGGAGCTTACGCATACGGAGCCGTTTTGGGGAATAAAGCAATCGGGATGAACGTCAAATATGCCTCCGATCCTTACTGGGGAGCGAAAGCGGCGGGCCATCTGTACCGCATCGACCGGGCGATGGGCAGTAAAGAAGCTGCGAACGCCTACAAGCTTGGATTGACAAATACGACGGGGCTGAACGTGCGGAACGGCCCTGGAACGAACCACCCGATCGCCTACACTTATGCGAAATCGGGAATGCCGTTAATTCTTCTCGACGACATGCTGCCGGATAGCCCTTGGTTCAAAGTCCGCTCCGATTCCACGCAGTACAATGAGTTGTATGTACACGGCAGCTATGTGTACAAGCTTCCCGTGATCAAGTAA
- a CDS encoding IS91 family transposase yields MRGTSGVIKRILKDHFDGFWQMHSTLFPEAYREDIKETVLKTIRCGSSDVGYARYECLGCEGNPSPVIVCFTCKSRFCNKCGKKYTDDWSTKQQDLIFNVPHRHMVFTIPEELRNIFFHDRKKLNELSRQVAGVFQFYYRRKSRKRNLQAGVITVIHTFGRDLKFNPHIHALVTEGAIDNRNEWCSSDFIPYEFLRKSWQKVLLDLMKKWFPDHPKAQELINDLYRRYPKGFYVNAEQKMKDAKGAAKYIGRYLARPAIAEYRIVGYDGKEVEFWYEDHKTGKRVDVKQSVYRFLFNILQHIPPKHFRMVGRFGLYSRRSYQKANQILSLYAFMRTKQLSMLLERRKKRKTYRERMREAFDQDPFICPCCHREMDLVEIWHADYGILYHYMEGMKIIKRWEKSEDANRRRAG; encoded by the coding sequence ATGAGAGGGACTAGTGGAGTCATCAAAAGAATACTGAAAGACCATTTCGATGGGTTTTGGCAAATGCACTCTACCTTGTTTCCAGAAGCTTATCGAGAGGATATAAAAGAAACCGTCCTGAAAACAATCCGTTGTGGATCCTCGGATGTCGGATATGCGAGATATGAATGTCTGGGTTGTGAAGGGAATCCATCTCCTGTCATTGTCTGTTTCACATGCAAGAGCCGCTTTTGTAATAAGTGTGGAAAGAAATATACGGATGACTGGTCCACCAAACAGCAGGACTTAATCTTTAATGTGCCGCATCGCCACATGGTATTCACCATTCCCGAGGAACTTCGGAATATCTTTTTCCACGACCGCAAAAAATTGAATGAGTTGAGTAGACAGGTAGCCGGGGTCTTCCAATTCTATTATCGTCGTAAAAGCAGGAAGCGCAACCTACAAGCCGGGGTGATCACGGTCATCCATACGTTCGGAAGGGATCTGAAGTTCAATCCACATATACATGCCCTAGTGACGGAAGGGGCGATTGATAATCGGAATGAATGGTGTTCAAGTGATTTCATTCCCTATGAATTCTTACGGAAATCCTGGCAAAAGGTGCTACTCGATTTAATGAAGAAGTGGTTTCCCGATCACCCAAAGGCCCAGGAATTAATCAATGATTTATATAGGCGATATCCGAAAGGATTCTATGTGAACGCAGAACAGAAAATGAAGGATGCCAAAGGGGCAGCCAAATACATAGGCAGATACTTGGCGAGACCGGCCATCGCCGAATATCGCATTGTCGGATACGATGGGAAGGAAGTCGAGTTCTGGTATGAAGATCATAAAACAGGGAAACGGGTGGACGTGAAGCAGTCGGTCTATCGATTCCTGTTCAATATTTTACAGCACATCCCACCAAAACACTTCAGAATGGTGGGCCGTTTTGGGTTGTATAGCAGAAGATCGTATCAGAAGGCAAATCAAATTCTAAGCCTTTATGCCTTCATGCGGACAAAACAACTTTCCATGCTTTTGGAAAGAAGGAAAAAGAGAAAAACATATCGGGAACGGATGAGAGAGGCTTTTGATCAGGATCCGTTTATTTGCCCGTGTTGCCATCGGGAGATGGACTTGGTGGAGATTTGGCATGCTGATTATGGAATCCTGTATCATTATATGGAGGGCATGAAAATTATTAAAAGATGGGAGAAGTCGGAGGATGCCAACAGACGAAGAGCTGGATGA
- a CDS encoding zinc ribbon domain-containing protein, producing MPTDEELDELNRAFLQSLEEDDPFGLNEKISTIEFKCRDCQELDDVPDFVVADFQVDLKQNEEVEIECPFCGGTMHRAKKIPSESISPGTGTEAL from the coding sequence ATGCCAACAGACGAAGAGCTGGATGAACTGAATCGGGCATTTTTACAATCATTAGAAGAGGATGACCCGTTCGGATTGAACGAAAAAATAAGTACGATTGAATTTAAGTGTCGGGATTGTCAGGAATTAGATGACGTTCCCGATTTTGTAGTGGCAGACTTTCAGGTCGACTTAAAACAGAACGAAGAAGTCGAGATTGAATGTCCTTTTTGTGGTGGGACCATGCATAGAGCGAAAAAAATCCCAAGTGAATCGATTTCACCTGGGACGGGGACAGAGGCGCTTTAG